One region of Atribacterota bacterium genomic DNA includes:
- a CDS encoding dihydropteroate synthase: MLIVAERINATRKPIREALERKDKTFFIEEAQKQERAGAHFIDINAGTDAKQEVENLPWLVECIQDEVQIPLCLDSANDVALEKALQVYRKNQVMINSFTVEEERIRAVLPKAKEYNALVVGLAMGKGNIPQSVEERMKLVAQLIEAIQDYGIEKEKLFIDPLVVPIGTDQIQGKVFLETIKKIKETYPEVRTICGLSNVSFGMPNRRLLNRAFMALCVGYGLDAAIIDPLDEELMAILFASRALMGCDDFCMDYITAFRTGRLKV; encoded by the coding sequence ATGCTAATCGTCGCTGAGCGGATCAACGCAACTCGTAAGCCCATACGGGAGGCTCTGGAAAGAAAGGACAAAACGTTTTTTATTGAAGAAGCTCAGAAACAAGAACGGGCTGGGGCTCACTTTATCGACATCAACGCTGGAACCGATGCCAAACAAGAGGTGGAAAATCTTCCCTGGCTTGTGGAATGCATCCAAGATGAAGTGCAGATTCCCCTATGTCTTGATTCGGCTAATGATGTGGCGTTAGAAAAAGCCCTCCAGGTGTACCGGAAAAATCAGGTTATGATTAACTCCTTTACCGTAGAAGAGGAACGGATTCGAGCCGTGCTTCCCAAGGCCAAAGAATATAATGCTTTAGTAGTGGGATTAGCCATGGGAAAAGGAAATATTCCCCAATCGGTGGAAGAACGGATGAAGCTGGTTGCCCAGTTAATTGAGGCCATCCAAGACTATGGTATAGAGAAAGAAAAGCTATTTATTGACCCCTTGGTCGTTCCCATTGGGACTGACCAGATTCAGGGTAAGGTGTTCTTGGAAACCATCAAGAAAATTAAAGAAACCTATCCCGAAGTTCGGACCATCTGTGGGCTCAGCAACGTCTCTTTTGGGATGCCCAACCGCCGTCTTCTCAACCGGGCTTTTATGGCCTTATGTGTAGGGTATGGCCTTGATGCAGCCATCATCGATCCCCTTGATGAGGAACTCATGGCCATTCTTTTTGCCTCTCGTGCGCTCATGGGTTGTGATGACTTTTGTATGGATTATATCACTGCTTTTAGAACCGGGAGGTTGAAGGTATAA
- a CDS encoding 4Fe-4S dicluster domain-containing protein: protein MREKLITLETFRKKVAEHSDSFLVTEQAQKMYCTLLPQGLRVVKTPKEVVFPEWEEVYRFSFQDRSWKLTETAGNDSTLRFLFLLPCEAKAVVEVLDGNFLKKDYVDKNYWQRRKNLRLVILGCSTMPETCFCSLVGGSPLWRDKESIFVFPFQERLYVENDDLALFEEGKRIDAEQRKALMFAEEELKAKLPPSLPPDFPQKLYAHFEETIWKELTWRCINCGACTFLCPTCYCFDLSVDGRLQGLALKTWDSCMFPKFTLHASSHNPRPTGKERVRQRVMHKFSYLPLREGYYGCVGCGICREICPVNWDIREVVERMAKHIGYSIRTCQEHLSS, encoded by the coding sequence ATGAGAGAAAAACTTATTACTCTGGAAACGTTCAGGAAAAAGGTGGCCGAGCACAGTGATTCGTTCCTGGTCACCGAGCAGGCACAAAAAATGTATTGTACACTTCTTCCCCAGGGTTTGAGAGTGGTTAAAACACCGAAAGAGGTCGTTTTTCCAGAATGGGAGGAAGTGTATCGGTTTTCTTTTCAGGATCGAAGCTGGAAATTGACAGAAACAGCAGGAAATGATTCCACTTTGCGTTTCCTTTTCCTCCTTCCCTGCGAAGCGAAAGCGGTGGTTGAAGTTTTGGATGGCAATTTTTTGAAAAAAGACTACGTCGATAAAAATTACTGGCAGAGAAGAAAAAACCTTCGTCTTGTCATTCTCGGTTGCTCCACTATGCCAGAAACTTGTTTCTGTTCCCTTGTGGGGGGTAGCCCTCTATGGCGAGATAAAGAGAGTATTTTTGTTTTCCCTTTCCAGGAAAGACTCTATGTGGAAAATGATGACCTCGCGCTTTTTGAAGAGGGAAAGAGAATCGACGCCGAGCAAAGGAAGGCCCTGATGTTTGCAGAAGAAGAACTCAAAGCCAAACTCCCGCCGTCTTTACCGCCTGATTTTCCCCAAAAGCTTTATGCACACTTTGAGGAAACGATATGGAAAGAATTGACCTGGCGATGCATCAATTGCGGTGCCTGTACTTTTCTTTGTCCTACCTGTTACTGTTTTGACTTGTCTGTGGACGGAAGGTTACAAGGTTTGGCCCTAAAAACCTGGGACAGTTGTATGTTTCCCAAGTTTACTTTACACGCTTCTTCGCATAATCCTCGCCCCACCGGAAAGGAACGAGTGCGACAGAGGGTTATGCACAAGTTTTCTTATCTTCCGCTGCGAGAAGGATACTATGGATGTGTGGGATGTGGAATTTGCCGGGAAATTTGTCCAGTGAATTGGGACATTCGAGAAGTAGTGGAAAGGATGGCGAAACACATTGGATACTCTATCCGTACCTGTCAAGAACATCTATCTTCCTGA
- a CDS encoding FAD/NAD(P)-binding protein: MDTLSVPVKNIYLPELVLIQEVIEETKDIKTFRVRRPQDFEYRPGQFAEVFVPGKGEAPFSITSSPTQEVLLEFSIKRTGTVTEALHRLNPGELIGVRGPYGNGFPIDSLKGQNLLFVGGGIGLAPLRSLINYVLSAPYRKDFGEVFILYGARTPQDLVFRWELEAWGKRKDLSLLVTVDRGENSWNGRVGLVPEVLKELRIDARNFDALVCGPPIMIKFTVKTLLEMGFQANRIITTLEMRMKCGLGKCGRCNIGPYYVCKDGPVFSYEELQNMPEEY; the protein is encoded by the coding sequence TTGGATACTCTATCCGTACCTGTCAAGAACATCTATCTTCCTGAATTAGTTCTAATTCAGGAAGTCATTGAGGAAACCAAAGATATTAAAACTTTCCGTGTTCGACGCCCCCAGGATTTCGAGTATCGTCCTGGTCAGTTTGCTGAAGTTTTTGTCCCCGGAAAAGGAGAAGCACCGTTTTCCATCACTTCTTCGCCCACTCAAGAGGTACTCTTGGAATTCAGTATTAAAAGAACTGGTACGGTTACCGAAGCACTCCATCGACTAAATCCTGGAGAGCTTATTGGAGTGCGAGGTCCCTATGGAAATGGTTTTCCGATTGACTCACTTAAGGGACAAAACCTCCTCTTTGTTGGAGGAGGGATTGGACTTGCTCCACTTCGTTCCCTCATCAATTATGTCCTGAGTGCTCCGTACCGCAAGGACTTTGGTGAAGTCTTTATCCTTTATGGAGCCAGGACGCCTCAGGACCTTGTTTTTCGTTGGGAATTGGAGGCTTGGGGGAAGCGGAAGGATCTCTCGCTTCTTGTTACCGTGGATCGCGGAGAAAATTCTTGGAATGGAAGAGTGGGACTTGTCCCAGAAGTACTGAAAGAATTACGTATCGATGCACGAAATTTCGATGCCCTCGTATGTGGACCACCAATTATGATAAAATTTACCGTTAAAACGCTCCTTGAAATGGGTTTTCAGGCAAACCGTATTATCACCACTCTGGAAATGCGGATGAAGTGTGGTCTTGGTAAGTGTGGTCGGTGTAACATCGGTCCTTACTACGTCTGTAAAGACGGACCGGTTTTTTCGTACGAGGAATTACAGAATATGCCTGAAGAGTACTGA
- a CDS encoding folylpolyglutamate synthase/dihydrofolate synthase family protein, which yields MTYREAIQYLYGLIDYEKTPLSYSDLKLERMRELMERIGNPQKRFPVILVAGTKGKGSTAYFLMRLFSAWGFRCGFHSKPHLFTFRERIRIGEKCISPQDVALLLEYLIPTIEDMEHHSPFGRPTYFEVSVAMALLYFYFQEVDVAIVEVGLGGRLDATNICDPLLTIITPISFDHMEILGDTLAKIAQEKTGILRKGVKLILAPQEEEAKDTIFDEASRKGSPVFPVERFCCYEILTRGIHGSSICWEIEGWGGGESHVPLLGDHQVLNLMVALLAGKEWGLPFRKQNVEGALKGARWPGRIEVLSQQPLVVFDVAHNQASFAQLTTTLRSFLHVSKAVFLLGFLKGKEYWKIAEEIVPQSRKIILTQPLNPKAVSPLEIVPCFERQGIPVEVVEDPFEAREVAFQYSKNMHLPLIVAGSFYLAQPFIQEFSLSYKEEVEIC from the coding sequence ATGACCTATCGGGAAGCCATCCAGTATCTCTATGGACTTATTGATTACGAAAAAACGCCCCTTTCATATTCTGATCTGAAGCTGGAGCGGATGCGGGAGCTTATGGAAAGAATAGGAAATCCCCAGAAACGATTTCCCGTCATTCTTGTGGCAGGGACCAAGGGAAAGGGAAGTACTGCGTATTTTCTCATGCGCCTTTTTTCCGCTTGGGGGTTTCGATGTGGGTTCCATTCGAAGCCCCATCTTTTCACCTTTCGTGAGCGAATTCGTATCGGAGAAAAATGTATTTCGCCTCAGGATGTAGCTTTGCTCCTTGAGTACCTGATCCCAACTATCGAAGACATGGAACATCATTCTCCTTTTGGGCGACCCACCTATTTCGAGGTTTCTGTGGCCATGGCACTTCTCTACTTCTACTTTCAGGAAGTTGATGTGGCTATAGTTGAGGTAGGTCTTGGAGGACGTCTTGATGCTACAAACATCTGTGATCCATTGCTTACCATTATCACTCCGATCAGTTTTGATCACATGGAAATTCTTGGCGACACCCTGGCGAAAATTGCCCAGGAGAAGACTGGTATTCTCAGAAAAGGCGTGAAACTTATTCTTGCCCCTCAGGAAGAAGAAGCCAAAGATACAATCTTTGACGAAGCTTCGCGCAAAGGTTCACCAGTATTCCCGGTAGAACGGTTCTGTTGTTACGAGATTTTAACACGGGGTATCCATGGTTCTTCCATCTGCTGGGAAATTGAGGGATGGGGAGGCGGGGAAAGCCATGTACCTCTTCTTGGTGACCACCAAGTTTTGAATCTGATGGTGGCACTCCTGGCAGGAAAAGAATGGGGCTTACCATTTCGCAAGCAGAACGTGGAGGGAGCCCTTAAAGGAGCTCGGTGGCCCGGCCGGATTGAAGTGCTTTCCCAGCAACCATTAGTGGTATTTGACGTAGCTCACAACCAGGCTTCGTTTGCACAGTTAACTACAACGCTCAGAAGTTTTCTCCATGTTTCCAAAGCAGTTTTTCTTCTCGGTTTTTTAAAGGGAAAAGAGTACTGGAAAATTGCTGAAGAAATTGTCCCGCAAAGCCGGAAAATTATCCTTACTCAGCCACTCAATCCTAAAGCCGTAAGTCCATTGGAAATTGTTCCCTGCTTTGAAAGGCAGGGCATTCCAGTCGAAGTTGTGGAAGACCCTTTTGAAGCTCGAGAAGTTGCTTTTCAGTATAGCAAAAACATGCATTTACCCCTTATTGTAGCCGGGTCGTTTTACTTAGCTCAACCCTTTATACAAGAATTTTCTTTATCTTATAAAGAGGAGGTAGAAATATGCTAA